Proteins encoded together in one Lathyrus oleraceus cultivar Zhongwan6 chromosome 5, CAAS_Psat_ZW6_1.0, whole genome shotgun sequence window:
- the LOC127082145 gene encoding secreted RxLR effector protein 161-like, with product MGSGTYVDQDESGTSIDITKYQGMIGSLLYLTASRPDIMFSVCLCARFQANPKESHLTAVKRIMKYLKGTTNVGLWFPKGSMCNLIGYSDADYAGCKTDRKSTSGTCHILGNALVSWACKKQACVALSTAEAEYIAAGNSCAQILWLKQQLRDFGIDLGCMPLRCDNTSAINITKNPVMHSRMKHIDIRHHVLRDHVLKGDVEVTFVDTHNQLTDIFTKPLAKEPFYKIRRELGILDEGDI from the coding sequence ATGGGATCCggaacttatgttgatcaagacgaatcCGGTACTTCAATTGATATCACCAAATATCAAGGTATGATTGGTTCCTTGTTgtatttgacggcaagccgtcctgacataatgtttagtgtatgtctttgTGCTCGTTTTCAAGCTAATCCAAAGGAATCACATCTCACCGCCGTCAAACgaatcatgaagtatctcaagGGAACGACAAATGTTGGCCTATGGTTTCCTAAAGGTAGTATGTGCAATTTAATTGGTTACTCTGACGCGGATTATGCAGGATGTAAAacagataggaaaagcacgagtggaACATGTCACATTCTTGGAAATGCACTAGTTTCATGGGCATGCAAGAAACAAGCGTGTGTTGCTCTGAGTACAGCCGAAGCAGAATATATAGCAGCAGGCAACTCTTGTGCTCAGATACTCTGGCTAAAGCAACAACTTCGAGATTTCGGAATAGATCTCGGATGTATGCCGCTAAGATGTgataacacaagtgccatcaacatTACGAAAAATCCAGTCATGCACTCAAGAATGAAGCATATCGACATCCGCCATCACGTCCTTCGTGACCACGTGCTCAAAGGGGATGTTGAAGTTACATTTGTGGATACTCATAACCAACTGACCGACATTTTCACCAAGCCTCTCGCAAAGGAACCATTTTACAAAATTCGAAGAGAGCTTGGAATATTGGATGAAGGTGACATATAA